One genomic region from Eptesicus fuscus isolate TK198812 chromosome 18, DD_ASM_mEF_20220401, whole genome shotgun sequence encodes:
- the RBM6 gene encoding RNA-binding protein 6 isoform X3 — MTQGTLMIHDKEVTLEYVPSLDFWYCKRCKASTAGHQPSCSFCKCPREVTDVKQDLVAYPQLQKTPLPPPSEKPPSQPPRPADKEPEPKKREEGQEPRSGHQKKEADRYPPPSRREGLSFRRDREKDPWSGETRQDGESKTIMLKRIYRSTPPEVIVEVLEPYVHLTTANVRIIKNRTGPMGHTYGFIDLDSHAEALRVVKILQNLDPPFSIDGKMVAVNLATGKRRNDSGDHSDHYYQGKKYFRDRRGGGRNSDWSSDSNRQGQQSSSDCYIYDSATGYYYDPLAGTYYDPNTQQEVYVPQDPGSPEEEESREKKPASQGKSGGKKETSKRDGKEKKDRGGPRFQEDASEETAPPEDVFKKPLPPTVKKEESPPPPKVVNPLIGLLGEYGGDSDYEEEEEEEQPPPPQPRTAQPPQQEELSKKENEEDKLTDWNKLACLLCRRQFPNKDVLIKHQQLSDLHKQNLEIHRKIKQSEQELAYLERREREQGKFKERGNDRREKLQSFDSPERKRIKYSRDTDSDRKPVDKEDVDNSSKGGCVQQAAGWRKGPGYGHPGLASAEETEGRMRGPGVGAPGRTSKRQSNETYRDAVRRVMFARYKELD; from the exons TGACAGACGTGAAGCAGGACTTGGTGGCTTACCCTCAGCTTCAGAAAACGCCCCTCCCACCGCCATCAGAAaagccacccagccagccccCGAGGCCCGCTGACAAGGAACCGGAGCCCAAGAAGCGGGAAGAAGGACAAGAGCCACGCTCGGGACATCAAAAGAAAGAAGCGGATCGGTATCCGCCTCCCTCTCGAAGGGAAGGGCTCAGCTTCCGAAGAGACCGAGAGAAGGATCCGTGGTCTGGGGAGACCCGCCAGGATGGGGAGAGCAAAA CCATCATGCTCAAACGCATCTACCGGTCCACGCCCCCGGAGGTGATCGTGGAAGTGCTGGAGCCCTACGTCCACCTGACCACTGCCAACGTCCGGATCATCAAGAACAGAACCGGCCCCATGGGCCACACCTACGGCTTCATTGACCTCGACTCCCACGCC GAAGCTCTTCGTGTAGTGAAGATCTTGCAGAACCTCGATCCGCCGTTTAGTATTGACGGGAAGATGGTAGCTGTAAACCTGGCCACTGGGAAACGAAG AAATGATTCTGGGGACCATTCTGACCACTACTATCAG GGCAAAAAATATTTCCGAGATAGGAGGGGAGGTGGCAGAAATTCCGACTGGTCTTCAGATTCAAATCGACAAGGACAGCAGT CATCATCGGACTGCTACATATATGACTCGGCAACTGGCTACTATTATGACCCCTTGGCGGGAACTTACTATGACCCCAACACCCAG CAAGAAGTCTATGTGCCCCAGGACCCGGGGTCACCCGAGGAGGAAGAGAGCAGGGAAAagaagccagccagccagggcaagtcGGGTGGCAAGAAGGAGACGtctaaaagggatggcaaggagAAGAAGGACCGCGGCGGGCCGAGG TTTCAGGAAGATGCCAGTGAGGAGACAGCACCCCCGGAGGATGTCTTTAAGAAGCCCCTGCCTCCCACTGTGAAGAAGGAAGAGAGCCCTCCCCCA CCCAAGGTGGTTAACCCTCTGATCGGCCTGCTGGGTGAATATGGGGGCGACAGTGACtacgaggaggaggaagaggaggagcagcccCCTCCTCCGCAGCCCCGCACGGCGCAGCCCCCGCAGCAGGAGGAGCTGAGCAAGAAGGAGAATGAAGAAGACAAACTCACGGACTGGAACAAGCTGGCCTGTCTGCTCTGCAGAAGGCAGTTTCCCAACAAAGACGTTCTGATCAAGCACCAGCAGCTCTCAGACCTGCACAAG CAAAACCTGGAAATCCACCGGAAGATAAAGCAGTCGGAGCAGGAGCTCGCCTacctggagaggagagagcgGGAG CAGGGAAAgtttaaagaaagaggaaatgatCGCAGAGAAAAGCTTCAATCTTTTGACTCTCCAGAAAGAAAACGAATTAAATACTCCAGAGACACTGACAG TGATCGGAAACCTGTTGATAAAGAAGATGTTGACAACAGCAGCAAAGGAGGCTGTGTTCAGCAGGCTGCTGGTTGGAGGAAGGGGCCCGGATATGGCCACCCTGGATTGGCTTCAGCGGAGGAG ACGGAAGGCCGGATGAgggggcccggggtgggggctcCAGGAAGAACCAGCAAGAGACAGTCCAACGAGACTTACCGAGACGCTGTGCGAAGAGTCATGTTTGCTCGATATAAAGAACTCGATTGA
- the RBM6 gene encoding RNA-binding protein 6 isoform X4, whose amino-acid sequence MIHDKEVTLEYVPSLDFWYCKRCKASTAGHQPSCSFCKCPREVTDVKQDLVAYPQLQKTPLPPPSEKPPSQPPRPADKEPEPKKREEGQEPRSGHQKKEADRYPPPSRREGLSFRRDREKDPWSGETRQDGESKTIMLKRIYRSTPPEVIVEVLEPYVHLTTANVRIIKNRTGPMGHTYGFIDLDSHAEALRVVKILQNLDPPFSIDGKMVAVNLATGKRRNDSGDHSDHYYQGKKYFRDRRGGGRNSDWSSDSNRQGQQSSSDCYIYDSATGYYYDPLAGTYYDPNTQQEVYVPQDPGSPEEEESREKKPASQGKSGGKKETSKRDGKEKKDRGGPRFQEDASEETAPPEDVFKKPLPPTVKKEESPPPPKVVNPLIGLLGEYGGDSDYEEEEEEEQPPPPQPRTAQPPQQEELSKKENEEDKLTDWNKLACLLCRRQFPNKDVLIKHQQLSDLHKQNLEIHRKIKQSEQELAYLERREREQGKFKERGNDRREKLQSFDSPERKRIKYSRDTDSDRKPVDKEDVDNSSKGGCVQQAAGWRKGPGYGHPGLASAEETEGRMRGPGVGAPGRTSKRQSNETYRDAVRRVMFARYKELD is encoded by the exons TGACAGACGTGAAGCAGGACTTGGTGGCTTACCCTCAGCTTCAGAAAACGCCCCTCCCACCGCCATCAGAAaagccacccagccagccccCGAGGCCCGCTGACAAGGAACCGGAGCCCAAGAAGCGGGAAGAAGGACAAGAGCCACGCTCGGGACATCAAAAGAAAGAAGCGGATCGGTATCCGCCTCCCTCTCGAAGGGAAGGGCTCAGCTTCCGAAGAGACCGAGAGAAGGATCCGTGGTCTGGGGAGACCCGCCAGGATGGGGAGAGCAAAA CCATCATGCTCAAACGCATCTACCGGTCCACGCCCCCGGAGGTGATCGTGGAAGTGCTGGAGCCCTACGTCCACCTGACCACTGCCAACGTCCGGATCATCAAGAACAGAACCGGCCCCATGGGCCACACCTACGGCTTCATTGACCTCGACTCCCACGCC GAAGCTCTTCGTGTAGTGAAGATCTTGCAGAACCTCGATCCGCCGTTTAGTATTGACGGGAAGATGGTAGCTGTAAACCTGGCCACTGGGAAACGAAG AAATGATTCTGGGGACCATTCTGACCACTACTATCAG GGCAAAAAATATTTCCGAGATAGGAGGGGAGGTGGCAGAAATTCCGACTGGTCTTCAGATTCAAATCGACAAGGACAGCAGT CATCATCGGACTGCTACATATATGACTCGGCAACTGGCTACTATTATGACCCCTTGGCGGGAACTTACTATGACCCCAACACCCAG CAAGAAGTCTATGTGCCCCAGGACCCGGGGTCACCCGAGGAGGAAGAGAGCAGGGAAAagaagccagccagccagggcaagtcGGGTGGCAAGAAGGAGACGtctaaaagggatggcaaggagAAGAAGGACCGCGGCGGGCCGAGG TTTCAGGAAGATGCCAGTGAGGAGACAGCACCCCCGGAGGATGTCTTTAAGAAGCCCCTGCCTCCCACTGTGAAGAAGGAAGAGAGCCCTCCCCCA CCCAAGGTGGTTAACCCTCTGATCGGCCTGCTGGGTGAATATGGGGGCGACAGTGACtacgaggaggaggaagaggaggagcagcccCCTCCTCCGCAGCCCCGCACGGCGCAGCCCCCGCAGCAGGAGGAGCTGAGCAAGAAGGAGAATGAAGAAGACAAACTCACGGACTGGAACAAGCTGGCCTGTCTGCTCTGCAGAAGGCAGTTTCCCAACAAAGACGTTCTGATCAAGCACCAGCAGCTCTCAGACCTGCACAAG CAAAACCTGGAAATCCACCGGAAGATAAAGCAGTCGGAGCAGGAGCTCGCCTacctggagaggagagagcgGGAG CAGGGAAAgtttaaagaaagaggaaatgatCGCAGAGAAAAGCTTCAATCTTTTGACTCTCCAGAAAGAAAACGAATTAAATACTCCAGAGACACTGACAG TGATCGGAAACCTGTTGATAAAGAAGATGTTGACAACAGCAGCAAAGGAGGCTGTGTTCAGCAGGCTGCTGGTTGGAGGAAGGGGCCCGGATATGGCCACCCTGGATTGGCTTCAGCGGAGGAG ACGGAAGGCCGGATGAgggggcccggggtgggggctcCAGGAAGAACCAGCAAGAGACAGTCCAACGAGACTTACCGAGACGCTGTGCGAAGAGTCATGTTTGCTCGATATAAAGAACTCGATTGA